Proteins co-encoded in one Aspergillus flavus chromosome 2, complete sequence genomic window:
- the laeA gene encoding putative methyltransferase, which produces MFGNGQTGQRLPAMASPPHDSYYSQSLASSRSRNNSDAMDIYAITDRDPPAREPSGYSQWYRNGSPSVNSIHSKSSEKQPFYEENGRMYHAYRKGVYMLPCDEQEQDRLDIFHKLFTVARVSDGLMYAPHPRNGRFLDLGCGTGIWAIDVANKYPDAFVVGVDLAPIQPSNHPKNCEFYAPFDFESPWAMGEDSWDLIHLQMGCGSVMGWPNLYRRIFAHLRPGAWFEQVEIDFEPRCDDRPLEGLAIRQWYQYLKQATQDAMRPINHNSRDTIRDLQEAGFTDIDHQMVGLPLNPWHQDEHERKVARWYNLAVSESIESLSMAPFSRIFNWDLDRIRRISSEVKSEAFNKEIHAYNILHIYQARKPAN; this is translated from the exons ATGTTTGGAAACGGCCAGACTGGACAGCGTCTTCCGGCGATGGCCTCACCACCACACGACTCGTACTACTCACAGTCATTGGCATCTAGTCGATCAAGGAATAACTCGGATGCTATGGATATCTACGCCATCACAGACAGAGATCCTCCGGCACGAGAACCCTCTGGTTATAGCCAGTGGTACCGTAATGGTTCTCCAAGTGTGAATTCCATTCATAGCAA GAGTTCTGAAAAACAGCCTTTCTATGAAGAAAACGGACGAATGTATCATGCGTACCGCAAAGGGGTATATATGCTACCATGCGATGAGCAGGAGCAAGATCGCCTTGATATCTTCCACAAATTATTCACGGTGGCAAGGGTGTCGGATGGCCTAATGTACGCCCCGCATCCCAGGAACGGCCGATTTCTAGACTTGGGCTGCGGGACCGGGATATGGGCAATTGATGTTGCCAACAAATACCCAGACGCTTTCgttgttggggttgaccTTGCTCCCATACAGCCCTCAAACCACCCAAAGAATTGCGAATTTTACGCCCCATTCGACTTCGAGAGTCCTTGGGCCATGGGCGAGGATTCTTGGGACCTGATTCACCTGCAAATGGGGTGTGGAAGTGTGATGGGATGGCCGAACCTGTACCGGAGAATATTCGCTCACCTTCGACCCGGGGCTTGGTTTGAACAGGTGGAGATCGACTTTGAACCGCGGTGCGATGACCGTCCTCTCGAGGGACTAGCTATTCGACAGTGGTATCAGTATCTAAAGCAAGCTACACAAGATGCCATGCGACCTATAAACCACAACTCTCGTGATACAATCCGAGATCTGCAGGAGGCTGGTTTTACCGATATTGATCATCAAATGGTGGGGTTGCCCCTTAACCCATGGCATCAAGACGAGCACGAAAGAAAGGTTGCTCGCTGGTACAATTTGGCTGTCTCGGAGAGTATTGAGTCGCTCAGTATGGCGCCTTTCAGTCGTATTTTTAATTGGGACTTGGACAGAATCAGGCGCATTTCGTCAGAAGTCAAGTCGGAGGCgttcaacaaagaaatacaCGCCTACAATATCCTTCATATATACCAAGCACGGAAACCTGCGAACTGA
- a CDS encoding WD domain protein (WD repeat protein) has translation MNLSLLDPFVLAQDYPDTLTEKLRSGHATCLRFNRKGDYLASGRVDGTVVIFDLETNGVARKLRGHTRQIQSLSWSRNGRYLLSSSQDWKCILWDLKDGSRVRTVRFEAPVYIAELHPYNHLLFVASLFEDQPVLVDVSSPKPIKRILPSAPFRPPPPKSEEVDPAVAAKQAAQDAKHSTCVTIFTALGNHIIAGTSKGWINIIETQTCATIHSTRLCNGVVILLRLASNGRDLLVNSSDRVIRTILMPDLSQLGIDLEPANIKLQVEHKFQDVVNRLSWNHVTFSSTSEFVTASTFMNPDIYVWERSHGSLVKILEGPREELGVVEWHPSRPMVVACGLESGCIYTWSIVTPQKWSALAPDFGEVEENVEYVEREDEFDVHPAEEIHQRRLDQEDEVPDVLTIEPHKSGTDEEMESFRMPVLLDISDSESEEDIIAVGPGTMRRRSPGAGRDWASGDGEKESTGGRNGTSRGQKGRRR, from the exons ATGAATTTGTCTCTTCTCGATCCCTTTGTCCTGGCGCAGGACTATCCAGACACGCTTACAGAGAAACTGA GAAGCGGTCACGCGACATGTCTACGATTCAACCGCAAGGGAGATTATCTTGCCTCCGGACGA GTTGATGGCACAGTGGTCATCTTTGATTTAGAGACAAATGGGGTTGCACGGAAATTACGAGGTCACACCAGACAAATTCAGTCCCTGAG TTGGTCAAGGAATGGCCGCTATTTACTGAGTTCATCACAAGATTGGAAGTGTATCCTGTGGGACTTGAAAGATGGTTCCCGAGTACGCACGGTCCGATTCGAAGCTCCTGTATATATTGCTGAACTACATCCTTATAATCA TTTACTTTTTGTTGCCTCTCTCTTTGAGGACCAACCTGTTTTGGTTGACGTCTCATCTCCTAAGCCCATTAAGCGCATTCTTCCCTCCGCTCCATTTCGACCCCCGCCTCCTAAATCCGAAGAAGTTGACCCCGCTGTGGCCGCAAAGCAGGCAGCACAAGACGCAAAGCACTCAACATGTGTTACCATCTTCACTGCTTTAGGAAATCACATTATAGCAGGTACATCTAAAGGGTGGATCAACATCATTGAAACACAAACATGCGCGACAATTCATTCTACTCGTCTTTGCAATGGAGTGGTGATCCTACTTCGCCTCGCCAGCAACGGCCGAGACCTACTAGTTAATAGCTCCGATCGAGTGATACGTACCATCCTCATGCCAGACCTCTCCCAGCTAGGTATCGACTTAGAACCCGCCAACATCAAGCTTCAGGTCGAACATAAGTTCCAGGACGTAGTCAACAGACTAAGTTGGAACCATGTCACATTTTCTTCAACGAGTGAATTCGTCACCGCATCCACCTTCATGAACCCTGACATTTACGTTTGGGAACGGAGTCACGGTTCCCTGGTGAAGATCCTCGAGGGTCCTAGAGAAGAACTGGGCGTCGTGGAATGGCACCCTTCTCGCCCTATGGTTGTCGCTTGCGGTTTAGAATCTGGATGCATCTACACATGGTCGATTGTGACGCCTCAAAAATGGTCCGCGCTGGCACCTGATTTTGGTGAAGTCGAGGAAAACGTCGAGTATGTTGAGCGCGAAGACGAATTTGACGTTCACCCTGCCGAAGAAATTCACCAACGCCGGCTTGACCAGGAAGACGAAGTTCCTGACGTATTAACGATCGAGCCCCACAAAAGCGGTacggatgaggagatggaatCCTTCCGCATGCCTGTGCTTCTAGATATTTCTGACAGCGAAAGTGAAGAGGACATCATTGCCGTCGGTCCCGGAACAATGCGGAGGCGTAGCCCCGGCGCTGGCCGTGACTGGGCCAGCGGAGATGGTGAGAAAGAAAGTACTGGAGGTAGAAACGGTACCTCCCGGGGACAAAAGGGCCGCCGGCGTTAA
- a CDS encoding DNA-directed RNA polymerase II subunit RPB1, producing the protein MSNVYFPYSKAPLRTIKEIQFGLFSPEEIKRMSVVHVEYPETMDEQRQRPRTKGLNDPRLGTIDRQWNCETCEEGQKECPGHFGHIELATPVFHIGFLTKIKKLLETVCHNCGKIKANTSDSKFLEALRMRDPKRRFDHIWRLSKDITICEADPPPDEDEPYAKESSKPTRMHGGCGNAQPTIRKEGITLVGTWKPSKSMMDEMDMQQPEKKTITPQMALNIFRNISHEDVRIMGLSNDYARPEWMVLTVLPVPPPPVRPSVLVGGSTSGQRGEDDLTYKLAEIVRANQNVQRCEQEGAPEHVVREFESLLQYHVATYMDNDIAGQPKAMQKSNRPVKAIRSRLKGKEGRLRQNLMGKRVDFSARTVITGDPNLSLDEVGVPKSIARTLTYPEVVTPYNIDKLQQLVSNGPNEHPGARYIVRDNGERIDLRHAKRAGGQQLLYGWKVERHVMDGDVILFNRQPSLHKESMMGHRVRVMPYSTFRLNLSVTTPYNADFDGDEMNLHVPQSEESRAELLQLALVPMNIVSPQRNGPLMGIVQDTLCGIYKICRRDTFLTKEQVMNLMMWVPDWDGVIPPPAILKPRPRWTGKQIISMALPSGLNLLRVDKDNSALSEKFAPLNDGGLLIHGGQLMYGMFSKKTVGASGGGVIHTIFNEYGPGTAVAFFNGAQAIVNYWLLHNGFSIGIGDTIPDAVTIQRIENCVRERKKEVETITASATDNTLEPLPGMNVRETFESKVSRALNNARDEAGSETEKSLKDLNNAIQMARSGSKGSTINISQMTAVVGQQSVEGKRIPFGFKYRTLPHFTKDDYSPESRGFVENSYLRGLTPTEFFFHAMAGREGLIDTAVKTAETGYIQRKLVKALEEVMVKYDGTVRNSLGDIIQFIYGEDGLDGAHIENQRVDIIKCSDDQFRDRFRIDLMDPERSLGPEVLEQANEIAGDVEVQRYLDEEWEQLLKARAFLRTVAKEDEEMMQLPINVQRILEMARTTFRIREGTISDLHPAEVIPQVQALLDRLLIVRGDDPISQEAQENATLLFKAQLRSRLAFRRLVTEYSMNKLAFQHVIGAIESRFAKANAPAGEMVGVLAAQSIGEPATQMTLNTFHFAGVSSKNVTLGVPRLKEILNVATNIKTPSMTVYQEPGRTHDKEGAKQLRSVVEHTSLRSVTEATEIYYDPDIQSTVIENDRDMVESYFIIPEDVTDDSSRQSKWLLRIILSRPKLLDKGLTVQDVATRIKQAYPKDIAVIFSDNNADEQVIRIRQIQDHKEDEDDDDIEYDVTLKKLEQHLLDTLTLRGVNGVERAFINEKSKVRVLEDGSLFTSKVDPLCKEWVLETSGSALGEVLAVPGVDATRTYSNQFIEVFEVFGIEAARTAVLRELTQVLAFDGSYVNHRHLALLVDVMTVRGYLTPVTRHGINRADNGALMRCSFEETVEILLEAAAFGELDDCRGVSENLILGQMAPAGTGEFDIYLDQNMLNTVVSNNARFGVMGAIGAKDAIISDGASTQYDTGSPMQDNAYIGTPDPESNFSPIRQAGAESPGGFTEYQPTGGFGGGFSPAATSPAGYSPSSPFSANPTSPGYSPSSSYSPTSPGMAMTSPRFSMTSPGFSPASPSFAPTSPAYSPTSPAYGQASPTSPSYSPTSPGFSPTSPNYSPTSPSFSPASPAFSPTSPSYSPTSPAIGGAARHLSPTSPTSPKYTPTSPGWSPTSPQTYSPTSPNFAGSPTSPGGPTSPGYSPTSPAFSPSSPRQ; encoded by the exons ATGTCGAACGTCTACTTCCCCTATTCCAAGGCGCCTTTGCGCACCATCAAGGAAATTCAGTTTGGTCTCTTCTCACCAGAAGAGATCAAACGGATGAGTGTGGTCCATGTGGAGTATCCAGAGACTATG GATGAACAAAGGCAACGGCCGCGAACCAAAGGTCTGAACGATCCTCGCTTGGGAACCATAGATCGGCAATGGAACTGCGAGACTTGTGAGGAAGGCCAGAAGGAATGTCCGGGACATTTTGGACATATTGAGCTGGCCACTCCTGTTTTTCATATTG GTTTCTTGACGAAAATCAAGAAGCTACTTGAGACGGTCTGCCACAATTGTGGCAAGATCAAAGCCAACACG TCTGATTCCAAGTTCCTTGAAGCCCTACGCATGAGAGACCCGAAGAGACGTTTCGACCACATCTGGCGACTATCGAAAGATATCACGATATGTGAAGCCGACCCTCCTCCGGATGAGGACGAGCCGTATGCGAAAGAGAGCTCCAAACCAACGAGAATGCACGGTGGTTGCGGAAATGCCCAGCCGACTATTCGCAAAGAGGGAATCACCTTGGTGGGGACCTGGAAACCTAGCAAGAGCATGATGGACGAGATGGATATGCAGCAGccagagaagaagacaatCACCCCCCAGATGGCTCTGAACATCTTCCGTAACATCTCTCACGAGGATGTTCGTATAATGGGGCTGAGCAATGACTATGCTCGCCCTGAGTGGATGGTTCTTACTGTCTTGCCAGTGCCGCCGCCCCCTGTCCGTCCAAGTGTGCTTGTGGGTGGTAGCACTAGTGGCCAGCGCGGTGAGGATGATCTGACATACAAGCTGGCTGAAATTGTTCGGGCAAACCAGAATGTCCAGCGTTGCGAACAGGAAGGCGCCCCAGAGCACGTGGTACGAGAGTTCGAGTCTCTATTACAGTATCATGTCGCCACATACATGGACAATGATATTGCTGGCCAACCAAAGGCTATGCAGAAGTCAAACAGACCAGTGAAAGCTATTCGCAGCCGTTTGAAGGGTAAAGAAGGTCGCTTGCGACAGAACTTGATGGGTAAGCGTGTGGATTTCTCAGCTCGTACTGTCATTACAGGTGATCCCAATCTGTCTCTTGACGAGGTTGGTGTGCCAAAAAGTATCGCAAGGACTTTGACATACCCCGAAGTTGTTACGCCATACAACATCGACAAATTGCAGCAGCTCGTCTCGAATGGTCCTAACGAGCACCCTGGAGCAAGGTATATCGTGAGAGATAACGGTGAACGTATTGACCTGCGCCATGCTAAACGAGCCGGAGGCCAACAACTACTGTACGGATGGAAGGTAGAGCGTCATGTCATGGATGGTGATGTGATTCTTTTCAATCGACAGCCCTCACTTCATAAGGAATCTATGATGGGTCACCGTGTTCGCGTTATGCCGTACTCTACATTCAGGCTCAACTTGTCTGTGACTACTCCTTACAACGCCGATTTTGACGGCGATGAGATGAACTTGCATGTTCCTCAAAGTGAGGAGTCTCGCGCAGAACTACTCCAGCTTGCTCTGGTTCCAATGAACATTGTATCCCCTCAGCGAAACGGACCTCTTATGGGTATCGTACAGGATACTCTCTGCGGTATCTACAAGATTTGTCGGCGTGATACATTCTTGACAAAGGAACAAGTTATGAACCTTATGATGTGGGTTCCTGACTGGGACGGCGTGATTCCCCCACCAGCAATCTTGAAGCCTAGGCCCAGATGGACTGGCAAGCAAATTATTAGCATGGCGCTTCCTTCGGGGCTCAATCTTCTCCGTGTGGATAAGGACAACTCAGCGCTCTCTGAGAAGTTTGCCCCTCTGAATGATGGTGGTCTTCTCATTCATGGTGGACAGTTGATGTATGGAATGTTTTCCAAGAAGACTGTTGGTGccagtggtggtggtgtcaTCCACACCATTTTCAATGAATATGGGCCAGGTACTGCTGTGGCCTTTTTCAATGGTGCACAGGCTATTGTTAACTACTGGCTACTTCACAATGGCTTCAGTATTGGTATTGGTGACACTATTCCAGACGCGGTTACTATACAAAGAATTGAGAACTGCGTCCGGGAACgaaagaaggaggttgaAACTATCACTGCAAGTGCTACGGACAATACCCTGGAGCCGTTGCCGGGTATGAATGTGCGAGAAACCTTTGAAAGTAAGGTTTCACGTGCACTTAACAATGCTCGTGACGAAGCTGGTAGTGAAACTGAGAAGAGCTTAAAGGATCTGAACAACGCCATCCAGATGGCTCGTTCTGGATCAAAGGGATCAACCATCAACATATCCCAGATGACTGCTGTCGTGGGTCAACAATCCGTCGAGGGTAAACGTATCCCGTTCGGTTTCAAGTATCGTACTTTGCCCCATTTCACAAAGGATGACTACTCTCCAGAATCCCGTGGTTTTGTGGAGAACTCCTACTTGCGTGGCTTGACACCCACTGAGTTTTTCTTCCACGCCATGGCTGGTCGTGAGGGTCTTATTGATACAGCTGTCAAGACCGCAGAAACCGGTTATATCCAGCGAAAGCTGGTTAAGGCTTTGGAAGAAGTAATGGTTAAGTACGATGGCACTGTTCGTAACTCTTTGGGAGATATCATACAGTTTATCTACGGAGAAGACGGCCTTGACGGTGCTCATATTGAGAACCAACGAGTCGACATCATTAAATGCTCTGACGACCAGTTTAGAGATCGTTTCCGTATCGATCTTATGGACCCTGAGCGCAGCTTAGGTCCAGAGGTCTTAGAACAGGCCAATGAAATTGCAGGCGACGTCGAAGTCCAGAGATATCTGGATGAAGAATGGGAGCAACTTCTCAAAGCCCGTGCTTTTCTCCGTACTGTGGCTaaggaagacgaggagatgATGCAGCTTCCAATCAACGTCCAGCGAATTCTCGAGATGGCTAGAACTACGTTTAGAATCCGCGAGGGAACCATTAGCGATTTACACCCAGCCGAAGTTATCCCTCAGGTACAAGCATTGCTTGATCGGCTGCTTATCGTGCGCGGTGATGACCCGATCTCGCAGGAAGCCCAGGAGAATGCCACACTGTTGTTCAAGGCCCAACTTCGGAGTCGTCTGGCGTTCCGAAGACTGGTCACCGAGTATTCCATGAATAAACTTGCGTTCCAGCATGTTATTGGAGCCATCGAAAGTAGGTTCGCTAAAGCTAATGCTCCTGCTGGTGAGATGGTTGGTGTTCTCGCTGCCCAGTCTATTGGAGAGCCAGCTACGCAGATGACTCTAAACACTTTCCATTTTGCTGGTGTCTCGTCCAAGAACGTTACACTTGGTGTCCCTCGTCTGAAGGAAATTCTCAACGTTGCAACCAATATCAAGACGCCTTCTATGACTGTTTACCAGGAGCCCGGTAGGACCCACGATAAGGAGGGTGCAAAGCAATTGCGAAGCGTTGTTGAACATACTAGCTTGCGGTCCGTTACTGAGGCCACCGAGATCTATTACGATCCCGATATCCAGTCTACAGTCATTGAAAACGATCGGGACATGGTTGAGTCCTACTTCATTATTCCTGAAGACGTGACGGACGATTCATCTCGCCAGTCCAAGTGGTTACTTCGTATCATTCTCAGTCGGCCGAAGCTTCTTGACAAGGGTCTTACAGTGCAGGATGTTGCTACCAGAATTAAACAAGCGTATCCCAAGGATATCGCTGTTATCTTTAGCGACAACAACGCTGATGAGCAGGTTATTCGGATCCGACAGATCCAGGACCacaaggaggatgaagacgatgatgatattGAATACGACGTCACACTCAAGAAACTTGAACAACATCTTTTGGACACCTTAACACTTCGCGGTGTTAACGGTGTCGAACGAGCGTTCATCAACGAGAAGAGCAAAGTCCGAGTCCTTGAGGACGGTTCATTGTTCACCAGCAAGGTTGATCCCCTTTGCAAGGAATGGGTTCTTGAAACAAGTGGTTCTGCCCTTGGCGAGGTGTTGGCGGTTCCTGGAGTTGATGCCACCCGCACATATTCCAACCAGTTTATCGAGGTGTTCGAGGTCTTTGGTATCGAAGCCGCCCGTACGGCTGTTCTTCGCGAACTGACGCAGGTGCTTGCCTTCGATGGTTCTTACGTCAATCACCGTCATTTGGCTCTCCTGGTCGATGTCATGACTGTGCGTGGTTACCTCACGCCAGTCACCCGGCATGGTATCAACCGTGCTGACAACGGTGCTCTTATGCGTTGTTCTTTCGAAGAGACAGTGGAGATCTTGTTAGAGGCCGCAGCCTTCGGAGAATTGGACGACTGCCGTGGCGTGTCTGAGAACCTGATTCTGGGACAGATGGCACCTGCCGGTACTGGAGAGTTTGACATTTACCTCGACCAGAATATGCTCAACACTGTCGTTTCGAATAATGCTCGCTTTGGTGTGATGGGAGCTATCGGCGCCAAGGATGCGATTATTTCTGACGGTGCCTCCACTCAATATGACACTGGTTCACCCATGCAGGATAACGCTTATATTGGCACACCTGATCCCGAATCGAACTTCTCTCCTATCCGCCAGGCCGGTGCTGAATCTCCGGGTGGCTTTACTGAGTACCAGCCGACCGGTGGTTTTGGAGGCGGGTTTAGCCCAGCGGCCACGAGTCCAGCCGGCTATTCTCCCAGTAGCCCATTCAGTGCTAATCCAACATCTCCTGGCTATTCCCCGTCCTCGAGCTACTCACCAACGTCTCCTGGTATGGCAATGACCAGCCCTCGTTTCTCTATGACGTCTCCGGGTTTCTCTCCTGCCAGCCCGTCATTCGCACCGACATCACCTGCTTACTCGCCAACTTCACCGGCGTATGGCCAAGCTTCGCCGACCTCACCGTCGTACTCTCCTACCTCGCCCGGATTTTCGCCGACATCGCCAAACTACAGTCCTACATCGCCAAGCTTCAGCCCAGCGTCGCCTGCGTTCAGTCCAACGTCGCCAAGCTACAGCCCAACCAGCCCCGCTATTGGTGGTGCTGCTCGGCACTTGTCTCCTACTTCACCAACCTCTCCAAAGTATACACCCACATCTCCTGGGTGGTCTCCTACGAGCCCTCAGACATACTCTCCTACCTCTCCTAATTTTGCCGGCTCGCCGACCTCTCCCGGAGGACCTACATCCCCAGGTTATAGTCCGACGTCGCCGGCGTTCAGCCCTTC GTCCCCTCGCCAGTGA
- a CDS encoding putative ubiquitin-protein ligase Sel1/Ubx2 (extracellular protein SEL-1), which translates to MKNLWLWRFLPLAFLLLQALAMESKAPTDVAHESHQHSNQSPGGPEGSGARPGSQHVDTALKILRNSKIPTVTSEKPSGILGNTLHYFREAFRVLFLNGPPSDNAERQKIHPNVAKAVDELKIAAQKDQNPDAMFLLAELNFYGNYTHPRDFKQAFQWYQSLASATGNSTAQYMVGFMYATGIGGGVERDQAKALLYHTFAAEGGNTRSEMTLAYRNHAGIGMPRNCDHATYYYKKVADKAIQYFRSGPPGGHSMIRESYRWADEEGGVYGEGASVSSSGPNVMRDAAHSSSEASLEDVLEYLDLMSRKGELKATFSLGKMHYEGSRGLPRNLRKAMKYFKQITKRYWNKDGSVNPNHPLGIEKLASKAAGHIGLMYLRGEGVEQNFATALTWFRRGVTNGDSLCQHQMGLMYLHGYGVQQDAFRAASYFKSASEQDFPAAETRLGALFLDQGDVPTATRYFELAARWGWMEAFYYLAELSNNGIGRERHCGMAASYYKMVAERAEVIHSSFDEANTAYENGDKERALVAAMMAAEQGYEHAQSNVAFLLDEQRSLMSFDRILPGAKKPRPSLLRNAALALIYWTRSAKQTNIDSLVKMGDYYLGGIGIAADAEKASSCYHSAAEVHYSAQAYWNLGWMHENGIAVEQDFHMAKRYYDLALETSTEAYLPVKLSLLKLRLRSYWNRITNGKINSIQDEEESKPRRTLKEWIAAFIENDEEEEAYRAQMYKRAEEEDDLLSGGSDRRHIDDRHEDGYYDDLELDIDESVLEGLIIVALAATLLVLVYMRQQRNRQRQDGNVGANPAAPGNGNDDRGFFPRPGDPEFAQWVAGGVGH; encoded by the exons ATGAAAAATCTGTGGTTATGGCGTTTCTTGCCTTTGGCGTTTC TGCTACTGCAGGCGCTTGCAATGGAATCCAAGGCGCCCACCGATGTCGCTCACGAATCCCACCAGCATTCAAACCAGTCTCCAGGTGGGCCAGAAGGTTCTGGCGCTAGACCTGGAAGCC AACACGTTGATACCGCCCTGAAAATTCTCCGTAACTCAAAAATCCCGACCGTCACGTCCGAGAAACCGTCCGGCATATTGGGAAACACATTACATTACTTTAGAGAGGCTTTCCGCGTCCTGTTCCTGAATGGCCCGCCGTCAGATAATGCTGAGCGCCAGAAGATCCACCCAAATGTCGCCAAGGCGGTTGATGAACTCAAGATCGCTGCGCAAAAAGATCAGAACCCCGATGCGATGTTCCTGTTAGCGGAGTTGAATTTCTACGGCAATTACACGCATCCCCGAGACTTCAAACAAGCGTTCCAGTGGTATCAGAGTCTTGCTTCGGCGACTGGGAACAGTACGGCACAGTATATGGTGGGCTTTATGTATGCGACAGGTATTGGAGGTGGAGTTGAGCGAGACCAGGCGAAGGCGCTATTATACCATACTTTCGCCGCGGAAGGGGGAAACACGAGGTCGGAGATGACTCTTGCATATCGAAATCATGCTGGCATTGGGATGCCCAGAAATTGCGACCATGCAACGTATTACTATAAGAAGGTTGCAGACAAGGCTATTCAGTACTTCCGATCCGGACCACCTGGGGGCCATAGTATGATCCGGGAATCATACCGTTGGGCTGACGAGGAGGGCGGCGTATATGGCGAAGGCGCTAGTGTATCTAGCTCGGGACCAAACGTCATGCGTGATGCAGCACATTCAAGCTCCGAAGCCAGCTTGGAAGATGTCCTAGAGTATTTGGACCTTATGTCGAGAAAAGGTGAACTAAAGGCTACCTTCAGTTTAGGAAAGATGCATTACGAAGGGTCGCGAGGTCTGCCGAGGAATCTTCGAAAGGCCATGAAGTATTTCAAACAGATCACAAAGCGCTATTGGAATAAGGACGGGTCTGTGAACCCAAACCATCCGCTTGGAATTGAGAAACTAGCATCGAAAGCAGCGGGCCATATAGGGCTGATGTATCTCCGTGGTGAAGGTGTAGAGCAAAATTTTGCCACTGCTCTCACTTGGTTCAGGCGTGGAGTGACAAATGGGGATTCGCTCTGTCAACATCAGATGGGACTGATGTATCTCCACGGATATGGCGTGCAGCAGGACGCTTTCAGGGCTGCATCGTATTTCAAGTCGGCATCTGAACAAGATTTCCCCGCCGCAGAAACAAGACTGGGTGCTTTGTTTTTGGACCAAGGAGATGTCCCAACGGCTACCCGATACTTTGAGCTAGCTGCCCGCTGGGGCTGGATGGAAGCCTTCTATTACCTGGCAGAATTGTCCAATAATGGTATTGGTAGGGAACGGCATTGTGGAATGGCTGCATCATACTATAAAATGGTTGCAGAGCGAGCCGAGGTGATACATTCATCATTCGATGAGGCGAACACCGCGTATGAGAATGGTGACAAAGAAAGGGCCCTCGTTGCAGCCATGATGGCCGCGGAGCAAGGTTACGAGCACGCGCAATCTAATGTGGCATTCTTGCTCGATGAGCAGCGCTCTTTGATGTCCTTTGATCGCATCCTACCGGGTGCTAAGAAACCTCGACCGTCTCTACTTCGGAATGCTGCGTTGGCCCTTATCTATTGGACTCGTTCCGCCAAACAGACCAACATCGATTCATTAGTTAAGATGGGTGACTATTACCTGGGCGGTATTGGTATTGCTGCAGATGCCGAGAAAGCCTCCAGTTGCTATCATAGTGCCGCTGAAGTCCATTATAGTGCACAGGCGTATTGGAACCTTGGATGGATGCATGAGAATGGCATCGCCGTGGAACAAGATTTTCACATGGCCAAACGATACTATGATTTAGCACTTGAGACGAGTACCGAGGCCTATCTACCCGTAAAATTGAGCCTCCTGAAGCTTCGTTTACGGAGCTACTGGAACCGGATCACCAACGGCAAGATCAACTCTAttcaagacgaagaag AGTCAAAGCCCCGGCGGACATTGAAAGAATGGATTGCCGCGTTCATTGAGaacgatgaagaggaggaagccTATCGTGCACAGATGTACAAGCgagccgaggaagaagacgaccTGCTATCGGGTGGTTCAGATCGACGCCATATCGACGACCGCCATGAAGATGGCTACTATGACGATCTGGAGCTCGATATCGATGAAAGCGTTTTAGAAGGCCTTATCATCGTTGCCTTAGCCGCGACTTTGCTAGTGCTTGTATACATGAGACAGCAACGGAACAGACAGAGACAAGATGGGAATGTAGGCGCCAATCCAGCAGCCCCgggaaatggaaatgacGACCGAGGGTTTTTCCCTCGCCCTGGAGACCCGGAGTTCGCTCAATGGGTGGCGGGCGGCGTTGGGCATTGA